A single Klebsiella variicola DNA region contains:
- the gyrA gene encoding DNA topoisomerase (ATP-hydrolyzing) subunit A yields MSDLAREITPVNIEEELKNSYLDYAMSVIVGRALPDVRDGLKPVHRRVLYAMNVLGNDWNKAYKKSARVVGDVIGKYHPHGDSAVYDTIVRMAQPFSLRYMLVDGQGNFGSIDGDSAAAMRYTEIRLAKIAHELMADLEKETVDFVDNYDGTERIPDVMPTKIPNLLVNGASGIAVGMATNIPPHNLTEVINGCLAYVDDEDISIEGLMAHIPGPDFPTAAIINGRRGIEEAYRTGRGKVYIRARAEVEVDAKSGRETIIVHEIPYQVNKARLIEKIAELVKEKRVEGISALRDESDKDGMRIVIEVKRDAVGEVVLNNLYSQTQLQVSFGINMVALHHGQPKIMNLKDIIAAFVRHRREVVTRRTIFELRKARDRAHILEALAVALANIDPIIELIRRAPTPAEAKTALVAQAWDLGNVAAMLERAGDDAARPEWLEPEFGVRDGKYYLTEQQAQAILDLRLQKLTGLEHEKLLDEYKELLEQIAELLHILGSADRLMEVIREELELIRDQFGDERRTEITANSADINIEDLINQEDVVVTLSHQGYVKYQPLTDYEAQRRGGKGKSAARIKEEDFIDRLLVANTHDTILCFSSRGRLYWMKVYQLPEASRGARGRPIVNLLPLEADERITAILPVREYEEGVNVFMATASGTVKKTALTEFSRPRSAGIIAVNLNEGDELIGVDLTSGQDEVMLFSAAGKVVRFKEDAVRAMGRTATGVRGIKLAENDSVVSLIIPRGEGAILTVTQNGYGKRTAAAEYPTKSRATQGVISIKVTERNGSVVGAVQVDDCDQIMMITDAGTLVRTRVSEVSIVGRNTQGVILIRTAEDENVVGLQRVAEPVDDEELDAIDGSVAEGDDDIAPEADTDDDIAEDEE; encoded by the coding sequence ATGAGCGACCTTGCGAGAGAAATTACACCGGTCAACATTGAGGAAGAGCTTAAGAACTCTTATCTGGATTATGCGATGTCGGTCATTGTTGGCCGTGCGCTGCCGGATGTCCGAGATGGCCTGAAGCCGGTACACCGTCGCGTACTTTACGCCATGAACGTATTGGGCAATGACTGGAACAAAGCCTATAAAAAATCAGCCCGTGTCGTTGGTGACGTAATCGGTAAATACCACCCGCACGGCGACTCCGCGGTATACGACACCATCGTTCGTATGGCGCAGCCGTTCTCGCTGCGTTACATGCTGGTGGACGGCCAGGGTAACTTCGGTTCCATCGACGGCGACTCCGCCGCGGCGATGCGTTATACCGAAATTCGTCTGGCGAAAATCGCTCATGAGCTGATGGCCGATCTTGAAAAAGAGACGGTCGATTTCGTCGACAACTATGACGGTACGGAGCGTATTCCGGACGTCATGCCGACCAAAATTCCTAACCTGCTGGTGAACGGCGCCTCCGGGATCGCGGTAGGGATGGCGACCAATATACCGCCGCATAACCTGACGGAAGTGATCAACGGCTGTCTGGCGTATGTTGACGATGAAGACATCAGCATTGAAGGGTTGATGGCGCATATTCCAGGCCCTGATTTCCCGACCGCCGCCATTATTAATGGCCGTCGTGGTATTGAAGAGGCTTACCGCACCGGTCGCGGTAAAGTGTACATCCGCGCGCGCGCGGAAGTGGAAGTGGACGCGAAATCCGGCCGCGAAACCATCATCGTGCACGAAATTCCGTATCAGGTGAACAAAGCGCGCCTGATTGAGAAAATCGCCGAGCTGGTCAAAGAAAAACGCGTGGAAGGCATCAGCGCGCTGCGTGACGAGTCTGATAAAGACGGGATGCGCATCGTGATTGAAGTGAAGCGCGATGCGGTAGGGGAAGTGGTGCTCAACAACCTCTATTCCCAGACTCAGCTGCAGGTCTCCTTCGGCATCAACATGGTTGCTCTGCACCATGGTCAGCCGAAGATCATGAACCTGAAGGACATCATCGCCGCGTTTGTACGCCACCGCCGCGAAGTGGTGACCCGTCGTACGATTTTCGAACTGCGCAAAGCGCGCGACCGGGCGCATATCCTCGAAGCGCTGGCCGTTGCGCTGGCCAACATCGACCCGATTATCGAACTGATCCGTCGCGCGCCGACCCCGGCAGAAGCGAAAACGGCGCTGGTTGCCCAGGCGTGGGATCTCGGTAACGTTGCGGCGATGCTGGAGCGCGCCGGTGATGACGCCGCGCGTCCGGAATGGCTGGAGCCAGAGTTCGGCGTGCGCGACGGTAAATACTATCTGACCGAGCAGCAGGCTCAGGCGATTCTGGATCTGCGTCTGCAGAAACTGACCGGCCTTGAGCATGAAAAACTGCTCGACGAATATAAAGAGTTGCTGGAGCAGATCGCGGAACTGCTGCACATTCTCGGCAGCGCCGATCGTCTGATGGAAGTGATTCGCGAAGAGCTGGAACTGATCCGTGACCAGTTCGGCGACGAACGTCGTACCGAAATCACTGCCAACAGCGCTGATATTAACATCGAAGATCTGATCAACCAGGAAGACGTGGTGGTCACCCTGTCGCATCAGGGCTATGTGAAGTATCAGCCGCTGACCGACTACGAAGCACAGCGTCGTGGCGGTAAAGGCAAGTCAGCAGCGCGCATTAAAGAAGAAGACTTTATCGACCGCCTGCTGGTGGCTAACACCCATGACACCATCCTCTGCTTCTCGAGCCGTGGCCGTCTGTACTGGATGAAGGTCTATCAGCTGCCGGAAGCCAGTCGCGGCGCGCGCGGTCGTCCGATCGTCAACCTGCTGCCGCTGGAAGCCGATGAGCGTATCACCGCCATCCTGCCGGTCCGCGAGTACGAAGAGGGTGTCAACGTCTTTATGGCGACCGCCAGCGGTACCGTGAAGAAAACCGCGCTGACCGAGTTCAGCCGTCCGCGTTCCGCCGGTATCATCGCGGTCAATCTGAACGAAGGCGATGAGCTGATCGGCGTCGATCTGACCTCTGGTCAGGACGAAGTGATGCTGTTCTCCGCGGCCGGTAAGGTTGTGCGCTTCAAAGAAGACGCCGTTCGCGCCATGGGCCGTACCGCCACCGGCGTACGCGGCATCAAGCTGGCGGAAAACGACAGCGTCGTCTCGCTGATTATTCCGCGCGGCGAAGGCGCGATCCTGACGGTAACGCAAAACGGTTACGGTAAACGTACCGCAGCGGCGGAGTATCCGACCAAATCGCGTGCCACTCAGGGCGTTATCTCGATCAAAGTCACCGAGCGTAACGGCTCCGTGGTGGGCGCCGTGCAGGTGGATGACTGCGATCAGATCATGATGATCACCGACGCCGGGACGCTGGTTCGTACCCGCGTTTCCGAAGTGAGCATCGTGGGCCGTAACACCCAGGGTGTGATCCTCATCCGCACCGCGGAAGATGAAAACGTGGTGGGTCTGCAGCGCGTGGCAGAGCCGGTGGACGACGAAGAACTGGATGCCATCGACGGTAGCGTAGCGGAAGGCGATGACGATATCGCCCCGGAAGCGGATACCGATGACGACATCGCCGAAGACGAAGAGTAA
- the rcsC gene encoding two-component system sensor histidine kinase RcsC, whose translation MKYLASFHTTLKVSRYLFRALAVLLWLLIAFVSVFYIVNALHEREAEIHQELNLNADQAQRYIQRTADVIKELKYVAGNRLSAGDAVAQGQNGDIAVPNFEPLYPDSDCSAMSSTWRNSLQSLAWFMRYWRDNFTAAYDLNRIFLIGSDNLCMANFGLRDVPIERDQALKVLHQRIEQYRNAPQNERGNNLFWISQGVRPGVGYFYALTPVYMANRLQAMLGVEQTIRMESFFTPGSLPMSVTIFDDNGQPLISLAGAEGKIQSEAKWMQERMWFGYSAGFRELVLKKSLAPSSLSIVYSVSVDQVLERIRMLIINAIILNILTGAMLFALARMYERRIFIPAENDAQRLEEHEQFNRKIVASAPVGICILRTVDGTNILSNELAHNYLNMLTHEDRQRLTQIICGQQVNFVDVLTSNHTNLQISFVHSRYRNENVAICVLVDVSARVKMEESLQEMAQAAEQASQSKSMFLATVSHELRTPLYGIIGNLDLLQTKALPKGVDRLVTAMNNSSSLLLKIISDILDFSKIESEQLKIEPREFSPREVMNHISANYLPLVVRKQLGLYCFIEPDVPEQMSGDPMRLQQVISNLLSNAIKFTDTGCIILHVQCAGDYLQISVRDTGEGIPAKEVLRLFDPFFQVGTGVQRNFQGTGLGLAICEKLISMMDGDIAVETEPGMGSRFTIRIPLYGVQNTPQVTADGFAGKTCWLAIHNTSLAMFVTSLLSYHGLTVRRHAGETPDADDVLLTDDEAQRGWQGSAMVIFCRRHIGIPQERAAGEWLHSVTTPHELLPLLGRIFHVALASAENSRALMAPDAQIGNNDDMMILVVDDHPINRRLLADQLGSLGYQCVTANDGVDALNVLSKQHIDIVLSDVNMPNMDGYRLTQRIRQLGLTLPVIGVTANALAEEKQRCLESGMDSCLSKPVTLDVLKQTLTVYAARVRNGRE comes from the coding sequence TTGAAATATCTTGCCTCGTTTCATACAACCCTGAAGGTTTCACGTTATCTGTTCAGAGCGCTGGCGGTATTACTGTGGCTGCTGATTGCGTTTGTCTCTGTGTTCTATATCGTCAATGCCCTGCACGAGCGGGAAGCCGAGATCCATCAGGAGCTCAATCTCAACGCCGACCAGGCCCAGCGCTATATTCAGCGTACGGCGGACGTGATTAAAGAGCTGAAGTACGTCGCCGGTAACCGCTTGTCGGCAGGGGACGCGGTAGCGCAAGGGCAAAACGGCGATATCGCGGTGCCCAACTTTGAACCCCTGTACCCAGATTCCGACTGCAGCGCGATGAGCAGCACCTGGCGTAATTCGCTGCAATCACTGGCGTGGTTTATGCGCTACTGGCGGGATAATTTTACCGCTGCCTACGACCTTAACCGCATCTTTCTCATTGGCAGCGATAACCTCTGCATGGCCAACTTTGGCCTACGGGACGTGCCGATTGAGCGCGATCAGGCGCTGAAAGTCCTGCATCAGCGCATTGAGCAATATCGCAACGCGCCGCAAAACGAGCGCGGCAACAACCTGTTCTGGATAAGCCAGGGCGTGCGCCCCGGCGTGGGCTACTTTTATGCCCTGACCCCGGTCTATATGGCCAACCGTCTGCAGGCGATGCTCGGCGTGGAGCAGACCATCCGTATGGAAAGCTTCTTCACGCCAGGCAGTTTGCCGATGAGCGTGACGATTTTTGACGATAACGGCCAGCCGCTGATCTCGTTGGCCGGCGCGGAAGGCAAAATCCAGAGCGAAGCGAAGTGGATGCAGGAGCGGATGTGGTTTGGCTACAGCGCAGGCTTTCGCGAGCTGGTGCTGAAAAAAAGCCTGGCGCCGTCCTCCTTAAGTATCGTCTATTCCGTTTCGGTGGACCAGGTGCTGGAGCGGATCCGCATGCTCATCATCAACGCCATCATTCTCAATATTCTGACCGGAGCAATGCTGTTTGCGCTGGCGCGAATGTATGAGCGGCGCATTTTTATCCCGGCGGAAAATGATGCGCAGCGACTGGAAGAGCATGAACAGTTCAACCGCAAAATCGTGGCCTCAGCCCCGGTGGGGATCTGTATTCTGCGCACCGTCGACGGGACCAATATTCTCAGTAACGAGCTGGCGCACAACTACCTGAATATGCTGACCCATGAGGATCGCCAGCGGCTGACGCAGATTATCTGCGGCCAGCAGGTCAACTTTGTCGATGTGCTGACCAGCAACCATACCAACCTGCAGATTAGCTTTGTCCATTCGCGTTATCGCAATGAAAACGTCGCCATTTGCGTGCTGGTGGACGTTTCCGCCCGCGTGAAAATGGAGGAGTCGCTGCAGGAGATGGCCCAGGCGGCTGAACAGGCCAGCCAGTCGAAATCGATGTTCCTTGCGACCGTCAGCCATGAGCTGCGTACCCCGCTATACGGCATCATCGGTAACCTCGATCTGCTGCAGACTAAGGCCCTGCCGAAGGGCGTTGATCGCCTGGTGACGGCGATGAACAACTCTTCCAGCCTGCTGCTGAAAATCATCAGCGATATTCTCGATTTCTCGAAAATCGAGTCTGAGCAGTTGAAGATCGAGCCGCGGGAGTTTTCCCCGCGCGAAGTGATGAACCATATCTCTGCTAACTATCTGCCGCTGGTGGTACGCAAGCAGCTGGGTCTGTACTGTTTTATCGAGCCGGATGTCCCGGAGCAGATGTCCGGCGACCCGATGCGCCTGCAGCAGGTGATCTCTAACCTGCTGAGCAATGCGATTAAGTTCACCGACACCGGCTGTATTATCCTGCACGTCCAGTGTGCGGGGGATTATCTGCAGATCAGCGTCCGCGATACCGGGGAGGGGATCCCGGCGAAAGAGGTGTTGCGCCTGTTCGACCCCTTCTTCCAGGTGGGGACCGGCGTGCAGCGAAACTTCCAGGGCACCGGCCTTGGCCTGGCGATCTGTGAAAAGCTGATCAGCATGATGGATGGCGATATCGCCGTGGAAACGGAGCCGGGGATGGGCAGCCGTTTTACCATCCGTATCCCGCTGTATGGCGTGCAGAACACACCGCAGGTGACGGCGGACGGTTTCGCAGGCAAGACCTGCTGGCTGGCAATTCATAATACCTCGCTGGCGATGTTCGTCACGTCGCTGCTCAGCTATCACGGCCTGACGGTACGCCGCCATGCCGGAGAAACGCCGGACGCCGACGATGTCTTGCTGACTGACGATGAAGCGCAGAGGGGCTGGCAGGGGAGTGCGATGGTCATCTTCTGCCGCCGCCATATCGGCATCCCGCAGGAGCGAGCGGCCGGAGAGTGGCTGCACAGCGTGACGACGCCGCATGAACTGCTGCCGCTGCTGGGGCGTATTTTCCACGTCGCCCTCGCCAGCGCGGAGAATAGCCGGGCGCTGATGGCGCCGGACGCGCAGATCGGTAATAACGACGACATGATGATCCTCGTGGTCGACGATCACCCGATTAACCGCCGTCTGCTGGCGGATCAGCTGGGATCGCTCGGCTACCAGTGCGTGACCGCTAACGACGGGGTCGACGCGCTCAACGTACTTAGCAAACAGCATATCGATATCGTGCTCAGCGACGTCAACATGCCCAATATGGATGGTTATCGTCTGACGCAGCGCATTCGTCAGCTTGGCCTGACGCTGCCGGTGATCGGCGTCACCGCCAATGCCCTGGCGGAAGAGAAGCAGCGCTGTCTTGAATCGGGGATGGACAGCTGCCTGTCCAAGCCGGTCACCCTCGACGTGCTGAAGCAAACGCTGACGGTGTATGCGGCGCGGGTACGTAACGGGCGGGAATAA
- the rcsB gene encoding response regulator transcription factor RcsB encodes MNTMNVIIADDHPIVLFGIRKSLEQIEWVNVVGEFEDSTALINNLPKLDAHVLITDLSMPGDKYGDGITLIKYIKRHFPDLSIIVLTMNNNPAILSAVLDLDIEGIVLKQGAPTDLPKALAALQKGKKFTPESVSRLLEKISASGYGDKRLSPKESEVLRLFAEGFLVTEIAKKLNRSIKTISSQKKSAMMKLGVENDIALLNYLSSVSLSSTDKE; translated from the coding sequence ATGAACACTATGAACGTAATTATTGCCGATGACCATCCGATCGTACTGTTCGGTATTCGTAAGTCACTTGAGCAAATTGAGTGGGTGAACGTCGTTGGCGAGTTTGAAGACTCCACGGCCCTTATCAACAATCTTCCGAAGCTGGACGCCCATGTGCTGATCACCGATCTGTCCATGCCCGGTGATAAATACGGCGACGGGATCACGCTGATTAAATACATCAAGCGCCACTTCCCGGATCTGTCGATCATTGTTCTGACCATGAACAACAACCCGGCGATCCTCAGCGCGGTGCTGGATTTGGATATCGAAGGGATCGTTCTCAAGCAAGGAGCGCCGACCGACCTGCCAAAAGCGCTGGCCGCGCTGCAGAAAGGGAAGAAATTCACACCGGAAAGCGTCTCTCGTCTGCTGGAAAAAATCAGCGCCAGCGGCTATGGCGATAAACGCCTGTCGCCGAAAGAGAGCGAAGTGCTGCGTCTCTTCGCTGAAGGCTTCCTGGTGACCGAGATCGCCAAAAAGCTCAACCGCAGCATCAAAACCATCAGTAGCCAGAAGAAGTCGGCAATGATGAAGCTGGGCGTGGAAAACGACATTGCGCTGCTGAACTACCTCTCCTCCGTCTCGCTGAGTTCAACGGATAAAGAGTAA
- the rcsD gene encoding phosphotransferase RcsD: protein MTPKKFSLIPGNISRFFILMVIVLLATMGVMIQSAVNAWLKEKSYQVVDVSHALHQRIDTWRYATWQIYDNIAATSANAASGGLQETRLKQDVYYLEKPRRKTEALIFGSHDSSTLEMTQKMSDYLDILWGAETIPWSMYYLNGLDNSLILVSTLPLKDLSSSFKESTISSVVESRRAEMLLQANTLDERETFSPLRHLAWQNAHYFTLRTTFNQPGHLATVVAFDLPINDLIPPGMALDSFRIEPDPSQNIATNPDKETTDHIGITFNGMQIDIATDISTTGMQLLWTVPLSSMLLAALQNILLPLLLNIGLLALALFGFTTFRHFKGRSNPSGAGLPSAANSELRLLRAINEEIVSLLPLGLLVHDQEANRTLISNPIADHLLPHLNLQNITNMADQHQGVIQATVNNEQYEIRQYRSQVAPRTQILIIRDQDREVLVNKKLKQAQRLYEKNQQGRAAFMQHIGSALKQPALNLAAEAAALSSTENRTLAQHADELVKLIDDIQLANLLESDTWKTSQALFSVQELIDDVVPEVLPAMKRKGLQLLINNALPAGEQRYGDREALRRTLVLLIQYSITTTPIGKITLDVCQDESASDRLTFRILDTGNGVSANEIDNLHFPYLNETQSDLYGKANALTFWLCDRMTRKLGGQLTIKARESLGTRYTLHLKMPASEEAPEAGEHLLDDVIVLLDVTSSEVRRIVTRQLESWGASCITPDDRATSQAFDLYLTDNPSNLTASGLLLSDDEVGIRKIGPGQLRVNFNISTAMQEAILQLIEQQLAEEAVQPATSGNESNAELHASGYYALFADTVPDDVQRLYTEIEAGDFAALAQTAHRLKGAFAMLNLIPGKQLCETLEHLIREKDAQGIEKYISDIDAYVKSLL from the coding sequence ATGACCCCGAAAAAATTCTCCCTGATCCCCGGCAACATCAGCCGCTTCTTCATTTTGATGGTTATTGTCCTGCTGGCGACGATGGGGGTGATGATTCAAAGTGCCGTCAATGCCTGGCTGAAAGAGAAGAGCTATCAGGTGGTTGATGTCTCCCACGCCTTGCACCAGCGCATTGACACCTGGCGCTATGCCACCTGGCAGATCTACGACAATATCGCCGCGACCTCGGCTAACGCTGCGAGCGGTGGCTTGCAGGAGACGCGTTTAAAACAGGACGTCTACTACCTTGAGAAGCCCCGGCGTAAAACCGAAGCGCTGATTTTTGGCTCCCACGATAGCTCGACCCTCGAGATGACGCAGAAAATGTCCGATTATCTCGATATTTTGTGGGGTGCGGAAACCATCCCATGGTCGATGTACTATCTCAATGGTCTGGACAATAGCCTGATTCTGGTCTCAACCCTGCCGTTGAAGGACCTCTCCTCAAGCTTTAAAGAGTCAACGATCAGTAGCGTCGTGGAATCCCGGCGCGCGGAGATGCTGCTGCAGGCCAATACCCTTGATGAGCGCGAGACCTTCTCGCCGCTGCGCCATCTCGCCTGGCAGAACGCGCACTACTTTACGTTACGCACCACCTTCAACCAGCCTGGACATCTGGCCACGGTGGTCGCTTTCGACCTGCCGATTAACGATCTGATCCCGCCAGGCATGGCGTTGGACAGCTTCCGTATCGAGCCAGACCCGTCGCAAAACATTGCCACCAATCCTGACAAAGAGACGACCGACCATATCGGGATCACCTTTAACGGCATGCAGATCGACATCGCCACCGATATCAGCACTACCGGTATGCAGTTGCTCTGGACGGTACCGCTGAGCAGCATGCTGCTGGCCGCCCTGCAGAATATTCTTCTGCCGCTGCTGCTCAACATTGGCCTGCTGGCGCTAGCGCTGTTTGGTTTTACCACCTTTCGTCACTTTAAAGGACGCAGCAATCCGTCTGGCGCCGGGCTCCCTTCCGCCGCCAACAGCGAACTGCGTCTGCTACGCGCTATAAATGAAGAAATTGTTTCTTTGCTGCCGCTGGGGCTGCTGGTTCACGATCAGGAAGCCAACCGAACCCTTATCAGCAACCCTATTGCCGACCATCTGCTTCCGCACCTGAATCTGCAGAACATCACCAATATGGCGGACCAGCATCAGGGGGTGATTCAGGCTACCGTCAATAATGAGCAGTATGAAATCCGCCAGTATCGCAGCCAGGTAGCCCCGCGCACGCAGATCCTGATTATCCGAGACCAGGACCGCGAAGTGCTGGTCAATAAAAAGCTCAAGCAGGCCCAGCGCTTGTATGAGAAAAACCAGCAGGGGCGGGCGGCCTTTATGCAGCATATTGGCAGCGCCCTGAAGCAGCCCGCGCTGAACCTGGCGGCAGAGGCGGCGGCGCTCAGCAGTACAGAGAACCGGACGCTGGCGCAGCATGCCGATGAGCTGGTCAAACTGATCGATGACATTCAGCTCGCCAATCTGCTGGAAAGCGACACCTGGAAAACCAGCCAGGCGCTGTTCTCGGTTCAGGAACTGATCGATGACGTTGTACCGGAAGTTCTGCCGGCGATGAAGCGCAAGGGTCTGCAGCTGCTGATCAATAACGCGCTCCCTGCCGGTGAGCAGCGCTACGGTGACCGTGAAGCCCTGCGACGCACACTGGTGCTGTTAATCCAGTATTCCATCACCACCACGCCTATCGGCAAGATCACCCTCGACGTTTGCCAGGACGAGTCGGCCAGCGATCGTTTGACCTTCCGTATTCTGGATACTGGCAACGGCGTCTCGGCAAACGAGATCGACAATTTGCACTTCCCGTATCTCAACGAGACCCAGAGCGATCTGTACGGCAAGGCAAACGCCCTCACCTTCTGGCTGTGCGACCGCATGACGCGCAAACTGGGTGGGCAGTTGACCATCAAAGCGCGGGAGTCGCTGGGAACGCGCTATACCCTGCACCTGAAAATGCCGGCCAGCGAAGAGGCGCCAGAGGCGGGCGAACATCTGCTGGATGACGTTATCGTCCTGCTGGATGTGACTTCCAGTGAAGTGCGGCGGATTGTCACACGCCAGCTGGAGAGCTGGGGGGCGTCCTGCATCACGCCGGACGATCGGGCGACAAGTCAAGCGTTCGATCTGTATTTAACGGATAATCCGTCTAATCTTACTGCTTCGGGCTTGCTTTTAAGCGATGATGAGGTCGGGATACGCAAGATCGGCCCGGGACAACTGCGGGTCAACTTTAATATTAGCACGGCGATGCAGGAGGCTATCCTGCAGCTTATTGAGCAGCAGCTGGCGGAGGAGGCGGTTCAGCCCGCCACCTCAGGAAACGAGAGTAACGCCGAACTCCATGCCAGCGGCTATTACGCACTGTTTGCCGATACGGTACCGGATGATGTTCAGAGATTGTATACTGAAATCGAAGCGGGCGATTTTGCTGCTCTGGCGCAAACCGCCCACCGCCTCAAAGGGGCATTTGCTATGCTTAATCTGATACCCGGCAAGCAGTTATGTGAAACGCTTGAGCATCTGATTCGCGAAAAGGATGCGCAAGGCATAGAAAAATATATCAGCGACATTGACGCTTACGTCAAGAGCTTGCTGTAG
- a CDS encoding porin OmpC gives MKVKVLSLLVPALLVAGAANAAEIYNKDGNKLDLYGKIDGLHYFSDDKSVDGDQTYMRVGVKGETQINDQLTGYGQWEYNVQANNTESSSDQAWTRLAFAGLKFGDAGSFDYGRNYGVVYDVTSWTDVLPEFGGDTYGSDNFLQSRANGVATYRNSDFFGLVDGLNFALQYQGKNGSVSGEGATNNGRGAQKQNGDGYGTSVTYDIFDGISAGFAYSHSKRTDDQNNLVLGNGDNAETYTGGLKYDANNIYLATQYTQTYNATRAGSLGFANKAQNFEVVAQYQFDFGLRPSVAYLQSKGKDLEGYGDQDLLKYVDVGATYYFNKNMSTYVDYKINLLDDNSFTRNAGVSTDDVVALGLVYQF, from the coding sequence ATGAAAGTTAAAGTACTGTCCCTCCTGGTACCGGCTCTGCTGGTAGCAGGCGCAGCAAATGCGGCTGAAATTTATAACAAAGATGGCAACAAATTAGACCTGTACGGTAAAATCGATGGTCTGCACTACTTCTCTGACGACAAGAGCGTAGACGGCGACCAGACCTACATGCGTGTAGGCGTTAAAGGCGAAACTCAGATCAACGACCAGCTGACCGGTTACGGCCAGTGGGAATACAACGTTCAGGCGAACAACACTGAAAGCTCCAGCGATCAGGCATGGACTCGTCTGGCATTCGCCGGTCTGAAATTTGGTGACGCGGGTTCTTTCGACTACGGTCGTAACTACGGCGTGGTATACGACGTAACGTCCTGGACCGACGTTCTGCCGGAATTCGGCGGCGACACCTACGGTTCTGACAACTTCCTGCAGTCCCGTGCTAACGGCGTTGCAACCTACCGTAACTCTGACTTCTTCGGTCTGGTTGACGGCCTGAACTTTGCTCTGCAGTACCAGGGTAAAAACGGCAGCGTCAGCGGCGAAGGCGCGACCAACAACGGTCGTGGCGCGCAGAAACAGAACGGCGACGGCTACGGTACTTCTGTAACTTATGACATCTTTGATGGCATCAGCGCTGGTTTCGCGTACTCTCACTCTAAACGTACCGACGATCAGAACAACCTGGTTCTTGGTAACGGCGACAACGCTGAAACCTACACCGGTGGTCTGAAATACGACGCGAACAACATCTACCTGGCCACTCAGTACACCCAGACCTACAACGCGACCCGCGCCGGTTCCCTGGGCTTTGCTAACAAAGCACAGAACTTCGAAGTGGTTGCTCAGTACCAGTTCGACTTCGGTCTGCGTCCGTCCGTGGCTTACCTGCAGTCTAAAGGTAAGGATCTGGAAGGCTACGGCGACCAGGACCTCCTGAAATATGTTGATGTTGGCGCGACCTACTACTTCAACAAAAACATGTCCACCTATGTTGACTACAAAATCAACCTGCTGGACGACAACAGCTTCACCCGTAACGCCGGTGTTTCTACCGACGACGTGGTTGCACTGGGCCTGGTTTACCAGTTCTAA
- the apbE gene encoding FAD:protein FMN transferase ApbE: MDMTFFRAALLGACVLLSGCDSAITPATPASTATVLDGKTMGTFWRVSVIGVDEAKAEALRAKVQAQLDADDRLLSTWKNDSALMRFNHAADTRPWPVSEAMADIVTLSLRIGAKTHGAMDITVGPLVNLWGFGPDKQPVTTPDAQAIAAAKARTGLQHLQVINQSGRQFLQKDIPDLFVDLSTVGEGYAADHLARLMEQEGISRYLVSVGGALVSRGMNGEGKPWRVAIQKPTDRENAVQAIVDINGHGISTSGSYRNYYELDGKRISHVIDPQTGQPITHKLVSVTVIAPTALEADGWDTGLMVLGPEKAQQVVREQGLAVYMIVKEGEGFKTWMSPQFRTFLVGEKN, translated from the coding sequence ATGGACATGACTTTCTTTCGCGCCGCACTGCTGGGCGCCTGCGTACTGCTCTCTGGCTGCGATTCAGCCATCACCCCTGCGACCCCTGCTTCGACGGCCACCGTGCTGGATGGCAAAACCATGGGCACCTTCTGGCGGGTCAGCGTTATTGGCGTGGATGAGGCAAAGGCTGAGGCGTTGCGCGCCAAGGTTCAGGCCCAGCTGGACGCCGACGATCGCCTGCTGTCGACCTGGAAAAACGACTCGGCGCTGATGCGTTTCAACCACGCGGCGGATACCCGGCCCTGGCCAGTGAGCGAAGCGATGGCGGACATCGTGACGCTGTCGTTGCGGATTGGCGCCAAAACGCACGGCGCGATGGATATTACCGTGGGGCCGCTGGTCAATCTGTGGGGCTTTGGTCCGGATAAACAGCCGGTCACCACCCCGGATGCCCAGGCGATAGCCGCGGCGAAGGCGCGCACCGGCCTGCAGCATCTGCAGGTTATCAATCAGAGCGGCAGGCAATTCCTGCAAAAAGATATCCCCGATCTGTTTGTCGATCTCTCCACGGTGGGGGAGGGCTATGCTGCCGATCACCTCGCGCGATTGATGGAGCAGGAGGGGATCTCCCGCTATCTGGTGTCGGTAGGCGGGGCGCTGGTGAGCCGCGGGATGAACGGCGAAGGCAAGCCCTGGCGGGTGGCGATCCAGAAACCGACTGACCGGGAAAACGCCGTCCAGGCGATTGTCGACATCAATGGTCACGGCATCAGCACCTCCGGCAGCTATCGCAACTACTATGAACTCGACGGCAAACGTATCTCGCACGTCATCGATCCGCAGACCGGGCAGCCGATAACCCATAAGCTGGTCTCCGTGACCGTCATTGCGCCAACGGCGCTGGAGGCGGATGGCTGGGATACCGGACTGATGGTGCTCGGGCCGGAAAAAGCGCAGCAGGTGGTGCGCGAGCAGGGGCTGGCAGTCTATATGATCGTCAAAGAGGGCGAGGGGTTTAAAACCTGGATGTCGCCACAGTTTCGCACCTTCCTCGTCGGCGAGAAAAATTAA